The genomic window AAAGCAACAGCACCATTTTCTGCTATTTTAGTGCTGTGGCCGGCCCTCTTCAGCATGGCCGACGCAACCATCTGATTGACGACGATATCTTCTACCAGAAGAATGTCCAAACTGTTCGATTCCTGCGGTTGCGTCTCCTGGTATTTCTTTGGTGAATAAGCGCTATACTCAGATATCTCAAGCGAAAGGTTTTCTTTCTTGACGGATTGGCCCGGCCCGAAACATGCATTGAATTGGAATGTGCTTCCCTGTCCAACTTCGCTTTTTACCGAGATTGATCCTTTCATCATTTTGAGAAGCTGACGGCAAATTGTCAGACCGATTCCCGTGCCGCCGTGTTCTCTTGTATGGGATCCGTCTGCTTGGCGAAAGCTGTCAAAAATAGAATCCATATTTTCTGAAGAAATGCCGATTCCCGTATCGCAAATTGTAAATTCGATCAAGATCGTATCTTGATTTGGAGGGATTGACTTGCTTCGCCGAATGTGAAGCTCTATCGAACCTTTATCGGTGAATTTCTCTGCATTTCCAACGACTTCCTTAAGCACCTGATGCAGAGCATTTCTATTTCCTTTCAGGTTGATGGGGACATCGGAATCGATGATAATTCGAAATTCTATTCCTTTGTCGCGAATACGAGTTCCCTTGATAAAATCGATTTCATCCAGTAAGTCGGTTAGTTTGAAGTCGTGCTGACCAAGCGGATGGTCGCCACCTATAATGTTTGAAATCTCGAGAATATTGTTCATTATCTCCAGAAGCGAATCGGCTGAATGCTTGACGATTTCAAGATTCTCGCGCTGGTCTTCGTCGAGATCAGAGTCCAGGGTCAGCATTGTCATGCCGATGATTCCGTTCATGGGTGTCCGGAATTCATGACTGATATTCGCCAGAAATTCGCTTTTAACCTGATTTGCATCGTTGGCAATGGCCATTGCGTGTTGCATCGCTACTTCGGCACGCTCGCGTTCTTTGATTTCCTGTTGAAGCGCTCGATTTTGTTTTCTTATGCCATATGTCCGGAACCTATAGAATGCAATGATGAAAAATAGCGCTATTAATATGACAATTGATCTGAACCAAAGGGTTTGCCAAAATGGCGGGGTTATGGAAATATTAAGTGAAAGTGCGTTTTCGTTCCACACATTGTCGCTATTGGAAGATTTGACAAGAAAGACATAATCGCCTGGCGGCAGGCAGGTGTATGTCGCAAATCTCCGTGAACCTACATAGTTCCAATCGCGTTCGAAACCCTCCATCATGTAGGCGTATTGATTGCGTTCCGGAGTGACAAAATGTAACCCTGAGAATTCAAAAGTGAATACATCCTCGCGGTATGATAGGACGATATCTTTTGTGTCTGTAATTGCACGATCAAGAATTACTGAAGCATTGATTTCAGAACCTATTGTCACGCTTTTATTGAATATTAGAATATCCGTGATTATGACATGCGATAGATATGGATTATCCATGATATCATCCGGGAAGAAGGCGTTGAATCCGTTAATGCCCCCGAAGAACATTTCTCCTCGTGCGCTTCGGTAAAATGAGCCTCCGTTGAATTCATTACTCTGCAGGCCATCTCTGGTATCAAAATTCCTGAATGTTTCGGTTCGCGGATCGAATTTCGACAGACCCATGTTGGTGCTCAACCAAAGGATTCCGTGATCGTCCTGTAGAATGCCATAAATGGCGTTACTGGCCAGGCCGTCTTGAATCGTATAACTGGTAAACGCGCCGGTTTGCCGATCGTATCGATTCAAACCACCGGCATAAGTTGCAATCCACAAGATTCCGGAAGAATCCTCGACAATTGAAAACACATGATTTTCGCTCAAGCTGTTCGGATTATCAGGATCATTTAGATATCGGGTGAACATCCCGGTTTCACGGTCGAGCCGGCAGATTCCACCTCCTTCCGTTCCTATCCAAAGCACATGTCCTGCTTCATCTTCATCCTCATAGATACTGCGGATGTAGTTATTGCTGATGCTATGTGGATTCGTTGTGTCGTTTTTATAATTAGAAAATGTTGAGCTTTGACGGTCAAAACTGTCGAGCCCGCCGCCATATGTTCCAATCCATAAAACTCCACCACGGTCCTCATAAATAGTGCGGATCTGGTCCGCGCTGATTGTTTTTGGATCATCCGGATCGTGGCGGAAACTCGTAAATAATTTGCTTTCACTGTCGAAGCGGTTCAAACCGCCCCCATTGGTTCCTATCCAGAGAACATGCGCACGATCTTCATAGATGCAGCGGACGAAAGCGTTGCTCAGACTATTGGGGTCGGATGGATCCGGCTGAAAATTCTCAAGGCTATTGGTGGTTCGATCCAACCGGTCAAGACCATTGCCGTGGGTTCCAATCCAGAGGATCCCCTGATGATCCTCAATGACCGACCAAATGATGCTATGGCTGAGCATTCCTCCTGTAATTGTATTGGGCTTGTAATGGACGAAAGCCTTGGATTCGAGATCGAGCTTATCGACGCCACCGCCATAAGTTCCGATCCAGAGAACTCCGGAGCGATCCGCATACAGTGCGCGAACATCATCTCGACTCAAGCTGCCCGGACTGTTCTGCAAGCGATTATAGCGAGTCAAATGGCCGGTATGCCGATCCAAACGGTTGAGGCCGTTATTTGTTCCGATCCAGAGAATTCCGGATGCGTCTAAGCAAATGGCTTGGATATTGTCGGAATTTATGCTGTTTGGATCCGAAGGATCAAATGTGTAAGATGTGACTTGGTTGTTATATTTGTCAAACTTAATCAAGCCGCTTTCTCCGGTTCCGACCCAGAGGACGCCGTCATCGTCTTCGATCAACGCTTGCACCGTAATGTTTTGTGGAAATTTGGAAGTCTCACTTGTATTTCCAACGCGTTTGAAGCTGTATGCTGGTACGGCATCGAACGACCCACGGGTTTCTGTCACGTCAGGCGTATGCAAGATGTCGAGGCCATTATCCGTACCGATCCAGACAGTTCCTGACCGATCCGTAAATAATGCGTTGATTGTGTTACCGCTGATACTTTTGGGATTCTCGGAGTCGCTGAGGAATTGCTTAAATGTTCCAGCTGCGGGGTCATACCTGTTCAAGCCGAGATCAGTGCCTATCCATATCGCTCCAGATCGATCTTCGGTGAGAGAATGCACGATCTCATTGCTCAAAAAACCGGAGCTTCCGTCGGTGCTTTGAAAGCGTGTAAACGTATTTGTTGCCGGATCATAGCAATTCAGACCGCCGTGAAAGGTTCCGATCCAGAGCAAGCCACGGCTATCTTCCATGATAGTGAGGATGTCACTATAGCTCGGACTGTTAGCGTCATCCGGATTATGCTTAAAAATGCGGAAATCATAACCGTCGTAGCGATTCAGTCCATCCTCGGTTCCGAACCACATAAATCCTCGTTGGTCCTGGATAATACATTTTACGATGCTTTGCGAGAGACCCTCATTGAGCGAAATCTGTACGAAATTGGTCTGGATACCCATTGAGGGATTGTTTGAGCAGAGCAGGACGCATATGGAAATGAAAATAAAGACGAACAATTTGCGCCATTGCTTGGCTGAGCCACTCAGTTCGTTAGACGAGGCCATCTTGATATCCCGCATTGTAGAGTGATCATACAGCAAAGGACCCCTATCCAATGGGTATTCTTGTCTTTCCCGAAATACGGTATTTTGATCTATATCGGGTTAATTTTGGATAATCTTGATTGGAAAATTCATCTTCTGAATAGAACCGGCCGCGCGCCGGAGATGCTATTCATTCCCCCTTTTCAAGGGCGCTGCACAATCTGCTATCATGGAACCTGTTTCAGGGCATGGGCCGGACCGGCCCTCGACCGAGCACGGGGATGACCCGAGCGAACCATCCGGAGGATCTTATGGTCATGATTCCAGGTCACGCAGCAAATCACTCGCGCCTGCTTGCCTTCCTGGTCGCGCTGGTTCTGCTCCTTGGCGCGGCAAGCCAGGCACCGGGTGACGCCACCACCATAAAGGAGACCGATCCCATGGTCCTCGAGAAATTGGAATGGTTTCAGAATCAGAAATTTGGTTTGTTGATGCACTGGGGTCCGTACTGCCAGTGGCAAATTGTCGAAAGCTGGAGTCTCTGCCCCGAGGACGAAAACTGGTGTGAGCGACGCGGCGAATATGCTGGAGATTACTGCCAGTACAAGGCCGCGTACGATAACCTGAAGACTACGTTCAACCCCATCAAGTTCGATCCTGACTTATGGGCCGAAGCCGCCAGCGCCGCCGGCATGCGCTATGTCGTTTTCACGACCAAACACCATGATGGCTTCTGCATGTTTGATACCAAGGAGACCAATTACAAAGTCACCGCTGATGATTGCGCTTTCAGTTCCAATCCCAGGGCTAACATTACCCGGGAAATCTTCTCTGCGTTCCGTAAACGTGGATTCGGAATCGGCGCTTACTTCTCAAAAGCGGATTGGCACTGCCCCGACTACTGGTGGCCCAAATTTCCGCCGTTCGACCGAAACGTTAATTACGATATCAAGAAGTATCCCAAGAAATGGGAGAGCTTCAAGGAGTTTACCTACAATCAGATTAAGGAGTTGATGAGCGATTACGGCGGCGTCGATATCCTCTGGCTTGACGGGGGATGGGTGCAGCCCATGACGCCGACCTCGCCGCGTGAGGGTAAAAATCCCTGTGACCAAAACATCGATATGCCGAAGATTGCAGCCATGGCGCGTTCCAAGCAGCCGGGCCTCATCATCGTGGATCGGGCGGTAGAGGGTAACTATCAGAACTATCGCACGCCAGAACAGGAGATACCCGACACCGCGCTCGACCACGTCTGGGAAACCTGCATGACGATGGCCACGGCCTGGACATACGTCGCAACCGACACCTACAAGCCGACCTCGCAACTGATACATTATCTCGTCGAAATCGTCGCCAAAGGCGGCAACCTGCTGCTCAATATTGGTCCCAGCGCTGAAGGCGAATTCGCACCGGCGGCATTGGATCGTCTTGAGGGCATTGCCGCCTGGATGAAGGTGAATAGCAACGCCATCTACAGCACGCGGGCCGTGCCGCCTTACAAAGAGGGCAAGATCTGTTTCACTCGAATGCCGGATAGAAGCATCAACGCCATCTATCTAGCCGATGAAGACGAGCTGCAGCCTCCGGAGAAGATAACCATCAACGCTTTCATTCCTGAAGCAGGGAGTACGGTCACGATGTATGGCGTGAAGGCGCCGGTCGCGTGGGAGCGAGCCGCCGTAGGATTTACTATTCGTGTCCCGGAAGCGGCGCATATCAATCCGCCCTGCAGGTATGCCTGGGCTTTCCACTTTTCGGTGGAGTAACGATGTGGCGCTCTTGGCGGCGACTCACTCTTCTCGTAACGTTCTTGTGCGGCGTGACGCAAGTTGGCGCCGCACCTGGAAATTTCATCTTGGTCCAGGACGGAAAGAGCGAGGTTGGCGTTTGTGCGGGTACCGACGTCCCGGCGCCGGTATATGCAAGCATCGATATCCTCCGTCGGTACATCAGAGAAATTTCCGGCGTTGATTTGCCGCTAATCCACAGCCTATCCGAGAAGAGTCCTCAGATCATCGTCGAGATTGGCGCGAGTCGCGATCCCAAATTGAGCGTGGCGGATCTCGGTAACGACGGCTTCCGCCTCAAAACCACTGGCAAGGACCTGGTTTTTACGGCCAAGACCGCCGACGGATTTCAAAACGCCGTGTACACCTTTCTCGAATCCTACCTCGGTTGTCGAAAGTACAGCTTCACGGTGGAGGTGGTGCCGCAGAAGACCACAATTATACTCCCCGGCATGGACGACCAGCAAATTCCACAACTGAGCTTTCGCATGCAGGACATACGCGATGCTGCATATGTCGCCTGGCACAAACTGGACACCAACGACGATTTTGGCTTGTTCGTTCATACGTTCAAGGAGCTGGTTCCACCGGATAAATACTTCAAGGAGCACCCGGAATACTTTTCTATGTTGAATGGAAGCCGTACACCCGAGGGCCAGCTATGCCTTACAAATCCCGACGTTTTTAACATTGTCGTCGAGGAACTCCGCGCTCGAATGAGTGAAAAGCCGGGCTCGAGCTTCTGGTCGGTTTCGCAGAATGATACCTACGCACCTTGCGAATGTGAATTCTGCCGCGCCGCCGGCCAGGCCGAAGGCGCTCAATCCGGATCGATCCTGGCCTTCGTGAACCGGGTTGCCGAGAAATTCCCCGATCAAACAATCTCGACGCTGGCATACCAGTATTCACGTTCCGCGCCGCGGCGCATCAAGCCGAGGCCCAATGTGAATATCATGCTCTGCAGCATCGAATGTAACCGCAGTAAGCCGCTTGCTGATGATCCGGGCAGCGTATCCTTTGTGAAGGATGTCAGGGATTGGGGCAAACTCACGCATAACATTTTCCTGTGGGATTACGTTATACAATTCCGCAATCTTGTGAGTCCATTTCCGAACTTGCGCGTGTTGCAACCGAATATTCAATTCTTTGTGGAAAGCGGTATCACATCGATATTCGAGCAGGGACTGCCCGTTATGCATGGTGAGTTCGCCGAGCTTCGGATTTACTTGATCTCTAAGCTGCTGTGGAACCCCTATGCCGATGTTGATGCCATCATTAACGACTTCCTGCAGGGATACTACGGCCGGGCCGCGCCATTCATCAGACAGTACATCGATATCATGCATGACGCGCTGGCGGCATCCGGCGAGGACCTCTCCATTTACGGATATCCACTGACTTCAAGCGACGGATACCTATCCCCGCGCATGATGCAGAGCTACAGCGATCTTTTCGCCAAAGCGGAAGCGGCGGTGAATGATGATTTGGAAATACTTTCGCGCGTGCGCACCGCTCATCTGCCCGTGCAGTTCGCAATACTGGAACAGGCCAAGGTCGCCGGGGATGCCGAGCGGGGATGCTTTGTGAGGACCAGCGCAGGCGTACTACAGACAAAACCGGAAATAGAGTCGCTTCTGGCTCTGTTCGTCCAGCGTTGCCGGGAAGCAGACATTCCCAGGCTGTGGGAGCATGGTACTTCTCCGGATGAGTACTTCGCATCGACCCGGAAGTTTCTTGAGGGCAGCACGAGACCGCATCTCGCTCTGTCCAGCCCGGTCGTGCTGACCCGGCCCGCCAGCCAGAAGTATCACCAGGGCGATCCCGCGGCTCTGACCGATGGATGCAAGGGCTGGGATGACTATCACACCCATTGGCTCGGGTTCGAGGGGGAGGATATGGAAGCGACCCTTGACCTCGGTGCGGTCAAATCGATCTCGGCCATCAACACCGATTTCCTGCAAGACATAAATTCCTGGATCTTCATGCCGCTTCTGGTAACATTCTCGATCTCAAAGGATGGAATGGGCTATCGCGAGGTGGGGAAGACCGAGAACACGACAGCGCCGGAAGAATGGGGCGCCATCATCGCGCCGTACAATGTCACATTCGAATCATCCCGGGCGCGCTACATCCGGGTCAAGGCGGTCAGCGTGAAGAGTTGTCCGGCCTGGCACAAGGGATCCGGAGGGCCCGCATGGATCTTCATCGACGAGATATCGGTACAATAGGAGCCGGACATTGAGGAATATTCGTTCGATCGGGCCGCTGCTCGCATTCATCGTGGTGATTATTTCAATAGCCACTCCCGCGGCGGCACAATCCTACCGGGATGCGCGTCTCCCTGTCGAGACGAGGGTCCAAGATCTTCTCTCTCGCATGACGCTCGAAGAAAAATTCTGGCAGCTCTTCATGCTGGCCGGAAGTCTTGACGAAGGCGTCGCGAGGTATGAACACGGCGCCTTCGGTTTTCAGCCGCGGAACTACTGTGACAGCGCGAGTGCAATGGTCTGTGCCAACGATCTGCAGAGGCATTTTGTCGAGAAGACCCGGCTGGGCATCCCGGTGATCCTGTTCGAGGAGGCATTGCATGGCGTCGTTCAACCGGGCGCCACATCCTTCCCGCAGGCCATCGGGCTGGCGGCGACGTTCGATACAGACCTGATGCGCGAGGTTTCACACGCCATAGCACGGGAATGCCGGGCCCTCGGCATCCGCCAGGTGCTGTCGCCGGTCGTTAACATTGCAGATGATGTTCGCTGGGGCAGGGTGGAAGAAACCTACGGCGAAGATCCGTTGCTGGCCGCGGACATGGGCGTGGCCTTTACGTCGGGATTCGAACAGCAGGGAATCATCACCACCCCAAAGCACTTTATTGCCAATGTGGGAAACGGCGGCCGCGACAGCTATCCCATACATTATAGTGAACGCCTGCTCCGCGAGATTTATCTCCCTCCATTTGAGGCGTGCATCCGCCGGGGCGGCTCCAGATCAATCATGACCTCGTACAATTCCCTTGATGGCGTTCCCTGTACCGCCGGCGATTGGTTGAACGATAAATGGCTCAAGCATGAGCTGGGTTTCTCAGGTTTCGTCATTTCCGATGCTTGCGCGGTCGGCGGCGCCAATGGCCTCCATGGCACCGCGCGTGATTACACTGATGCCACGGCGCAAGCGATCAAAGGCGGACTCGATGTTATCTTCCAGACTTCCTTCGACCATGCCGGGCTGTTCTTTCCGGCGTTTCATGAGGGACGAATACCGCCGGAAGTGATCGATAGCGCGGTGGCGCGTGTGCTAAGGGCCAAGTTCGAACTGGGATTGTTTGATCAGCCCTATATCGACACCGGCGACGCCATCTCAGCGCCGGAACAGAAACAGCATGTTCTCCTGGCCCGCCGGGCGGCCCAGGAATCGATCGTGTTGCTCAAAAATGACCGGCAGACGCTGCCCCTGAACCGGAATCTCAAGCAGATCGCCGTTTTGGGTCCGGATGCCGCCGAGGCGCGACTGGGCGGATACAGCGGTCCCGGCAATGATAAGGTCAGCATTATCGATGGGATTAAGAACAAGATCGGTCCATCGAC from Candidatus Eisenbacteria bacterium includes these protein-coding regions:
- a CDS encoding response regulator, with the protein product MRDIKMASSNELSGSAKQWRKLFVFIFISICVLLCSNNPSMGIQTNFVQISLNEGLSQSIVKCIIQDQRGFMWFGTEDGLNRYDGYDFRIFKHNPDDANSPSYSDILTIMEDSRGLLWIGTFHGGLNCYDPATNTFTRFQSTDGSSGFLSNEIVHSLTEDRSGAIWIGTDLGLNRYDPAAGTFKQFLSDSENPKSISGNTINALFTDRSGTVWIGTDNGLDILHTPDVTETRGSFDAVPAYSFKRVGNTSETSKFPQNITVQALIEDDDGVLWVGTGESGLIKFDKYNNQVTSYTFDPSDPNSINSDNIQAICLDASGILWIGTNNGLNRLDRHTGHLTRYNRLQNSPGSLSRDDVRALYADRSGVLWIGTYGGGVDKLDLESKAFVHYKPNTITGGMLSHSIIWSVIEDHQGILWIGTHGNGLDRLDRTTNSLENFQPDPSDPNSLSNAFVRCIYEDRAHVLWIGTNGGGLNRFDSESKLFTSFRHDPDDPKTISADQIRTIYEDRGGVLWIGTYGGGLDSFDRQSSTFSNYKNDTTNPHSISNNYIRSIYEDEDEAGHVLWIGTEGGGICRLDRETGMFTRYLNDPDNPNSLSENHVFSIVEDSSGILWIATYAGGLNRYDRQTGAFTSYTIQDGLASNAIYGILQDDHGILWLSTNMGLSKFDPRTETFRNFDTRDGLQSNEFNGGSFYRSARGEMFFGGINGFNAFFPDDIMDNPYLSHVIITDILIFNKSVTIGSEINASVILDRAITDTKDIVLSYREDVFTFEFSGLHFVTPERNQYAYMMEGFERDWNYVGSRRFATYTCLPPGDYVFLVKSSNSDNVWNENALSLNISITPPFWQTLWFRSIVILIALFFIIAFYRFRTYGIRKQNRALQQEIKERERAEVAMQHAMAIANDANQVKSEFLANISHEFRTPMNGIIGMTMLTLDSDLDEDQRENLEIVKHSADSLLEIMNNILEISNIIGGDHPLGQHDFKLTDLLDEIDFIKGTRIRDKGIEFRIIIDSDVPINLKGNRNALHQVLKEVVGNAEKFTDKGSIELHIRRSKSIPPNQDTILIEFTICDTGIGISSENMDSIFDSFRQADGSHTREHGGTGIGLTICRQLLKMMKGSISVKSEVGQGSTFQFNACFGPGQSVKKENLSLEISEYSAYSPKKYQETQPQESNSLDILLVEDIVVNQMVASAMLKRAGHSTKIAENGAVALDKLASGEFDLILLDIQMPVMNGFEATSIIRHSDSWYRDIPIIAVTAHTLEEDQKRCLESGMNGYIAKPINNNDLKNVIASVMHAHACNVRKAA
- a CDS encoding DUF4838 domain-containing protein, with product MWRSWRRLTLLVTFLCGVTQVGAAPGNFILVQDGKSEVGVCAGTDVPAPVYASIDILRRYIREISGVDLPLIHSLSEKSPQIIVEIGASRDPKLSVADLGNDGFRLKTTGKDLVFTAKTADGFQNAVYTFLESYLGCRKYSFTVEVVPQKTTIILPGMDDQQIPQLSFRMQDIRDAAYVAWHKLDTNDDFGLFVHTFKELVPPDKYFKEHPEYFSMLNGSRTPEGQLCLTNPDVFNIVVEELRARMSEKPGSSFWSVSQNDTYAPCECEFCRAAGQAEGAQSGSILAFVNRVAEKFPDQTISTLAYQYSRSAPRRIKPRPNVNIMLCSIECNRSKPLADDPGSVSFVKDVRDWGKLTHNIFLWDYVIQFRNLVSPFPNLRVLQPNIQFFVESGITSIFEQGLPVMHGEFAELRIYLISKLLWNPYADVDAIINDFLQGYYGRAAPFIRQYIDIMHDALAASGEDLSIYGYPLTSSDGYLSPRMMQSYSDLFAKAEAAVNDDLEILSRVRTAHLPVQFAILEQAKVAGDAERGCFVRTSAGVLQTKPEIESLLALFVQRCREADIPRLWEHGTSPDEYFASTRKFLEGSTRPHLALSSPVVLTRPASQKYHQGDPAALTDGCKGWDDYHTHWLGFEGEDMEATLDLGAVKSISAINTDFLQDINSWIFMPLLVTFSISKDGMGYREVGKTENTTAPEEWGAIIAPYNVTFESSRARYIRVKAVSVKSCPAWHKGSGGPAWIFIDEISVQ
- a CDS encoding alpha-L-fucosidase, translated to MIPGHAANHSRLLAFLVALVLLLGAASQAPGDATTIKETDPMVLEKLEWFQNQKFGLLMHWGPYCQWQIVESWSLCPEDENWCERRGEYAGDYCQYKAAYDNLKTTFNPIKFDPDLWAEAASAAGMRYVVFTTKHHDGFCMFDTKETNYKVTADDCAFSSNPRANITREIFSAFRKRGFGIGAYFSKADWHCPDYWWPKFPPFDRNVNYDIKKYPKKWESFKEFTYNQIKELMSDYGGVDILWLDGGWVQPMTPTSPREGKNPCDQNIDMPKIAAMARSKQPGLIIVDRAVEGNYQNYRTPEQEIPDTALDHVWETCMTMATAWTYVATDTYKPTSQLIHYLVEIVAKGGNLLLNIGPSAEGEFAPAALDRLEGIAAWMKVNSNAIYSTRAVPPYKEGKICFTRMPDRSINAIYLADEDELQPPEKITINAFIPEAGSTVTMYGVKAPVAWERAAVGFTIRVPEAAHINPPCRYAWAFHFSVE